The following are from one region of the Aspergillus chevalieri M1 DNA, chromosome 1, nearly complete sequence genome:
- the RPS6 gene encoding 40S ribosomal protein eS6 (COG:J;~EggNog:ENOG410PHTT;~InterPro:IPR014401,IPR018282,IPR001377;~PFAM:PF01092;~go_component: GO:0005840 - ribosome [Evidence IEA];~go_function: GO:0003735 - structural constituent of ribosome [Evidence IEA];~go_process: GO:0006412 - translation [Evidence IEA]) translates to MKLNVSYPANGSQKIIEVDDERKLRPFMEKRMGTEIPGDSLGDEFKGYVFKITGGNDKQGFPMKQGVLLPTRTRLLLSDGHSCYRPRRTGERKRKSVRGAITNFDLAVLALSIVKQGEGELPGLTDSVVPKRLGPKRATKIRRFFGLDKKDDVRKFVIRRTVTKEGKPEYTKAPKIQRLVTPQRLQHKRHRMALKRRRAEASREAANEYSKLLAGRVHEEKAKRDEIRKRRASSMRK, encoded by the exons ATGAAGCTCAACGTCTCCTACCCGGCCAATGGGTCGCAGAAGATCATCGAGGTCGATGACGAGCGCAAGCTCCGTCCCTTCATGGAGAAGCGCATGGGAACCGAA ATTCCCGGCGACTCTCTCGGTGACGAATTCAAGGGTTACGTCTTCAAGATCACCGGTGGTAACGACAAGCAAG GTTTCCCCATGAAGCAGGGTG TTCTCCTTCCCACTCGTACCCGCCTGCTCCTTAGCGATGGCCACAG CTGCTACCGCCCCCGCCGCACTGGTGAGCGCAAGCGCAAGTCCGTCCGTGGTGCCATCACCAACTTCGACCTTGCCGTCCTGGCCCTCTCCATCGTCAAGCAGGGTGAGGGTGAGCTTCCCGGTCTGACCGACTCCGTCGTCCCCAAGCGTCTCGGTCCCAAGCGTGCCACCAAGATCCGCCGCTTCTTCGGCCTCGACAAGAAGGACGACGTCCGCAAGTTCGTCATCCGCCGTACCGTCACCAAGGAGGGCAAACCCGAATACACCAAGGCCCCCAAGATCCAGCGTCTGGTCACTCCCCAGCGTCTCCAGCACAAGCGCCACCGCATGGCCCTTAAGCGCCGTCGCGCGGAGGCTTCTCGCGAGGCTGC TAACGAGTACTCCAAGCTCCTCGCTGGCCGTGTCCACGAGGAGAAGGCCAAGCGTGACGAGATCCGCAAGCGCCGGGCGTCTTCGATGAGGAAGTAA